The following are encoded in a window of Streptomyces sp. SAT1 genomic DNA:
- a CDS encoding S1 family peptidase, translated as MRFRSFRFPGSSAGVRGAAAVTALLAAGTLLAGAGQAAAVRGGGPAKAADQPYTMLIELNGQQFCGGTLVAPTKVLTAGHCVQDAGKLSALRVIGGRTQVNGTDGTVRRVKSARMDAHYTSPGLAHDAAVLTLDRAMPYRPIPVAGPRDAALVASGRKALVLGWGRTGPGVSATRLKQTQLVLSPLTGCRPYTDEDTDPGAMLCGTPRRGTADSVCPGDSGGPLVSGGKVVGIVSAGNKYCDGQYPVSVFVRTDSVAAGLRLKTA; from the coding sequence ATGCGTTTCCGTTCCTTCAGGTTCCCGGGCAGCTCCGCGGGCGTGCGCGGCGCCGCGGCCGTCACCGCGCTCCTCGCGGCGGGCACGCTGCTGGCCGGTGCGGGCCAGGCCGCCGCGGTCAGGGGCGGCGGTCCGGCCAAGGCCGCGGACCAGCCGTACACCATGCTCATCGAGCTGAACGGACAGCAGTTCTGCGGCGGCACCCTCGTGGCACCGACCAAGGTGCTCACCGCCGGGCACTGCGTCCAGGACGCCGGGAAGCTCTCCGCGCTGCGGGTGATCGGCGGCCGGACGCAGGTGAACGGCACCGACGGCACCGTACGGCGGGTGAAGTCCGCGCGGATGGACGCGCACTACACCTCCCCCGGCCTCGCCCACGACGCGGCCGTGCTCACGCTGGACCGGGCGATGCCCTACCGGCCGATCCCGGTGGCCGGGCCGCGCGACGCCGCGCTGGTCGCCTCCGGCAGGAAGGCGCTCGTGCTGGGCTGGGGGCGCACCGGCCCCGGCGTCTCGGCGACCCGGCTGAAGCAGACGCAGCTGGTCCTCTCCCCGCTCACCGGCTGCCGCCCCTACACCGACGAGGACACCGACCCCGGGGCGATGCTGTGCGGGACGCCCCGGCGCGGCACCGCCGACAGCGTGTGTCCGGGCGACTCCGGCGGTCCGCTGGTCAGCGGCGGCAAGGTGGTGGGCATCGTGTCGGCGGGCAACAAGTACTGCGACGGCCAGTACCCGGTGTCGGTCTTCGTCCGCACCGACTCGGTCGCGGCCGGGCTCAGACTGAAGACCGCCTGA